The Sphingobacteriaceae bacterium genome has a segment encoding these proteins:
- a CDS encoding FAD-dependent oxidoreductase, with amino-acid sequence MKPTDIKNPEYYHKVVDCQYACPAHTPVPHYIRLISEGKYPEAYMVNWDSNVFPGVLGRTCDRPCEPACRRVRVEEEPVAICRLKRVAADNKGDLSKYMPKGPFKPNGKKIALIGGGPASLTVARDLAPLGYELHLFDEQNLGGGFMRSQIPSFRLPETVLNEEVNYILDLGIHTHFNHYVKSLKEVLSKDYDAVFVGTGAPKGRDLPDMIGRNEGAKNIHIGINWLASVAFEHTKKIGKKVIVLGGGNTAMDCCRTSRRLGGEEVKVIVRSPFAEMKASPWEKEDAIHEDIPIIDNHVPKTFVVENGVLKGMTFEKVHAVYDEQGKRKLVPTGEAEVFEAADDVIIAIGQENSFPWIERDLGIEFDKWEMPKVDEVTFASSNPKVFFGGDSAWGPKNVITAVAHGHQAAISIDLFCNAKDLVKDRPAPMVNLMSQKMGIHEWSYESEVTIDQRYIVPQADKKLTLSNRKKEVELGFDLPTGFKEAARCLNCDVQTVFTENKCIECDACVDICPTSCITFTNNEDDEEILRANLKVPATNKTQDIYISASLPTKRIMVKDENVCLHCGLCAERCPTAAWDMQKYFYGITKAGKEASVINSLNKVK; translated from the coding sequence TTGAAGCCAACGGACATTAAAAACCCGGAGTATTACCACAAAGTGGTTGACTGCCAATATGCCTGCCCTGCGCACACTCCTGTGCCGCATTACATTCGTTTAATATCAGAAGGAAAATACCCGGAAGCCTATATGGTGAACTGGGATTCTAATGTTTTTCCCGGAGTGTTAGGAAGAACCTGTGACCGACCTTGTGAACCGGCCTGCAGAAGGGTAAGAGTGGAAGAAGAGCCTGTTGCTATTTGTCGATTAAAAAGAGTGGCCGCTGATAATAAAGGGGATTTAAGCAAGTATATGCCAAAAGGACCTTTTAAACCAAACGGAAAAAAAATTGCTTTAATTGGTGGTGGCCCGGCTTCGTTAACCGTAGCTCGTGATTTAGCTCCATTGGGTTATGAGTTACATTTATTTGACGAACAAAACCTGGGCGGCGGATTTATGAGAAGTCAGATTCCTTCATTCCGATTACCCGAAACTGTTTTAAATGAAGAAGTAAACTATATTTTAGATTTAGGCATTCACACACATTTTAATCATTACGTAAAAAGTTTAAAAGAAGTATTGTCTAAAGATTATGATGCCGTGTTTGTAGGTACAGGTGCACCAAAGGGAAGAGATTTACCGGATATGATTGGAAGAAATGAAGGAGCTAAAAATATTCATATTGGTATTAATTGGTTAGCCAGCGTTGCTTTTGAACATACTAAAAAGATTGGAAAAAAAGTGATTGTTTTAGGTGGAGGAAATACAGCGATGGATTGTTGCCGAACCTCAAGAAGATTAGGTGGAGAAGAAGTAAAGGTGATTGTACGTTCTCCTTTTGCTGAAATGAAAGCATCGCCTTGGGAAAAAGAAGATGCCATTCATGAGGATATTCCAATTATTGATAATCATGTACCAAAAACATTTGTAGTGGAAAATGGAGTTTTGAAAGGTATGACATTTGAAAAAGTGCATGCGGTGTATGATGAGCAGGGTAAACGCAAATTAGTTCCTACCGGTGAAGCCGAAGTTTTTGAAGCAGCTGATGACGTAATTATTGCTATTGGTCAGGAAAATAGTTTTCCGTGGATTGAGCGCGATTTAGGAATTGAATTTGACAAATGGGAAATGCCAAAAGTAGATGAAGTAACTTTTGCATCCAGTAATCCTAAAGTGTTTTTTGGAGGCGATTCTGCTTGGGGACCGAAAAATGTAATCACCGCAGTAGCTCACGGCCATCAAGCCGCTATTTCTATTGATTTATTTTGCAATGCGAAAGACTTAGTGAAAGATCGTCCCGCACCAATGGTAAATCTCATGAGCCAAAAAATGGGAATACATGAGTGGAGTTATGAAAGTGAAGTAACCATCGATCAAAGATATATAGTGCCACAGGCCGACAAAAAACTCACACTTAGCAACAGGAAAAAGGAAGTTGAACTTGGTTTTGATTTACCTACGGGTTTTAAAGAAGCTGCCAGATGTTTAAACTGCGATGTGCAAACAGTTTTTACCGAAAATAAATGCATTGAATGTGATGCTTGTGTAGATATTTGTCCAACTTCCTGTATCACCTTTACCAATAATGAGGATGATGAAGAAATATTAAGGGCGAATTTAAAAGTGCCTGCCACCAATAAAACACAAGACATTTATATTTCTGCTTCATTACCTACAAAGCGCATTATGGTGAAAGATGAAAATGTTTGTTTGCATTGCGGACTGTGTGCCGAGCGTTGCCCAACAGCTGCGTGGGATATGCAAAAATATTTTTACGGAATCACCAAGGCCGGAAAAGAAGCCAGTGTTATCAACTCATTAAATAAGGTTAAATAA
- a CDS encoding T9SS type A sorting domain-containing protein, producing MRLIFTFLFASTFFVGVTQNAKSKKYNFVFDKKATVNLSEIKVDYSPKLLVNEMPKQGKDKVENTHLLNPPTTLAKPQAAVLPSLSLGQSYQANIWGLSTPNDNDMAISDAGMAISVVNTNIHVKNTITNTVVVYKSLAAWTTPVNNLHQEFDPKVMYDPKTDRFVMVCLVGFVDTTSKVIIGFSQTNDPSGNWNLYMLPGNPLNNTLWSDYPMLSMTETEVFLTLNLLHNNQPWQTGFVETIVWQMRKENAYNGLPLPAMLHTNINLNGRPIRNLCPVKGGSKLYKPDMWFISNRNLDAQNDSVFIVHINDTIGAPGQTLTAKSATASTPYYFPTEARQTNTTQMLACNDSRNLGAFFENNMIQYVHNTNNPANSRPSIYYGRIENPSSPSPTITGYIIPNDTMDFGYPNISYAGNSALDNTSIISFDHSSDKVFGGVSAIRADGAGDYSPILRIQNGTNYVNLLQSNLERWGDYTGSQRKYANPGEVWISGYYAYTYNISYPYAHAGWVAQLALNPIFVTEVKKEENQLINTSLYPNPAKDIFSVDLNLKEAEYLSFELYDAQGKLITVLRRDWVKALNNTFSFSTKDLSAGIYILQIKGKNSAISKKVIVE from the coding sequence ATGAGGCTAATTTTTACTTTTCTTTTCGCAAGCACTTTTTTTGTTGGTGTTACACAAAATGCGAAATCCAAAAAATACAATTTTGTTTTTGATAAAAAAGCAACCGTAAATCTCTCCGAAATTAAGGTGGATTATAGTCCGAAATTACTCGTGAATGAAATGCCTAAACAAGGAAAGGATAAAGTGGAAAATACACATTTATTAAATCCTCCAACAACTTTGGCAAAGCCACAAGCCGCCGTTTTACCTTCTCTTTCATTAGGTCAGAGTTATCAGGCTAATATCTGGGGATTGAGCACTCCTAATGATAACGACATGGCTATTTCAGATGCCGGTATGGCTATTTCAGTAGTGAATACTAATATTCATGTAAAAAATACAATTACCAATACAGTTGTAGTTTATAAATCCTTAGCAGCCTGGACCACTCCGGTAAATAATTTACATCAAGAGTTTGATCCAAAGGTAATGTACGATCCTAAAACCGATCGTTTTGTAATGGTGTGTTTGGTTGGTTTTGTGGATACTACTAGTAAAGTTATTATCGGATTTTCGCAAACCAACGACCCATCGGGAAACTGGAACTTATATATGCTGCCGGGCAACCCGTTGAATAATACCTTGTGGAGCGATTATCCTATGTTATCCATGACAGAAACGGAAGTTTTTCTTACTTTAAATTTATTACACAATAATCAACCTTGGCAAACCGGATTTGTTGAAACCATTGTTTGGCAAATGCGGAAAGAGAACGCCTATAACGGTTTACCCTTACCCGCCATGTTGCATACCAATATTAATTTAAATGGCCGACCCATTCGAAATTTATGTCCGGTTAAAGGAGGAAGTAAATTATACAAGCCCGATATGTGGTTTATTTCGAATAGAAATTTGGATGCGCAAAACGATTCTGTTTTTATTGTACACATCAATGATACCATTGGAGCTCCGGGACAAACCTTAACGGCAAAATCGGCTACGGCAAGTACACCTTATTATTTTCCAACTGAAGCCCGACAAACCAACACTACACAAATGTTAGCTTGTAATGATAGTCGTAATTTGGGTGCGTTTTTTGAAAATAACATGATTCAGTATGTGCACAACACCAATAATCCCGCTAACAGTCGACCAAGTATTTATTACGGAAGAATAGAGAATCCATCTTCACCTAGTCCAACTATTACAGGATACATCATTCCAAACGATACCATGGATTTTGGATATCCCAATATTTCTTACGCCGGAAATTCGGCATTAGATAATACTTCCATTATCAGTTTTGATCACAGTTCAGATAAAGTATTTGGGGGTGTTTCGGCTATTCGGGCGGATGGAGCAGGGGATTATTCACCCATATTAAGAATACAAAACGGTACTAACTACGTAAACTTATTGCAAAGTAATTTGGAAAGATGGGGAGATTATACCGGTTCTCAAAGAAAGTATGCTAATCCGGGTGAGGTGTGGATCAGTGGATATTATGCATACACGTATAATATTTCTTATCCTTATGCACATGCAGGATGGGTGGCACAATTAGCACTCAATCCCATTTTTGTTACCGAAGTTAAAAAAGAAGAAAATCAATTAATCAATACCTCACTTTATCCCAATCCGGCAAAAGATATTTTTAGCGTTGATTTAAATTTAAAAGAAGCGGAATATTTGAGCTTTGAATTATATGATGCGCAAGGAAAATTAATTACCGTTTTAAGAAGAGATTGGGTAAAGGCTTTAAACAATACCTTTAGTTTCAGTACCAAGGATTTATCTGCGGGAATTTACATTCTGCAAATAAAAGGTAAAAATTCCGCCATTAGCAAAAAGGTAATTGTAGAGTAA
- a CDS encoding SpoIIE family protein phosphatase — MVQTFLQEQILEKLNALVVVINKYGNAEYVSQSAGQLLGYDSSQLVGENWWEVTRFSRPEGERTKNKILALMRVQNKTSESFEHQFRTKQGGQKWIRWNVSFLSDEQMIGIGYDVTDKKNQEKQLLEKNKQLQTKNQEITDSIMYAKRIQHNSLQSKAVIDKVFKHNFVLYRPKDVVSGDFYFFHRDEECSYAFAIDCTGHGVPGAMMSMVANSIVKEVMLNKKAKAVSQILYELDRELYKAINSNGNEINMDGMDVSVISLNHKKGRLHFAGALRPMIIVRRGEVIEFRASRYPLGFYNDVNKIFEEQVVLVEPGDNLYLFTDGYIDQFGGSDYKKLNKKNFKELLKIAAEMNIEEQEAFLDYSLNNWKQEEEQTDDVLVIGIQV; from the coding sequence ATGGTACAAACTTTTCTGCAAGAGCAGATACTCGAAAAATTAAACGCCCTGGTTGTTGTAATCAACAAGTATGGCAATGCCGAATACGTAAGTCAATCGGCCGGTCAATTATTAGGCTATGATAGCAGCCAACTCGTTGGTGAAAACTGGTGGGAAGTAACGCGCTTTTCAAGACCGGAAGGAGAAAGAACAAAAAATAAAATTTTGGCCTTGATGCGTGTACAAAATAAAACGTCCGAATCATTTGAACACCAATTCAGAACAAAACAGGGTGGACAAAAATGGATACGTTGGAATGTTTCCTTTTTAAGTGATGAACAAATGATTGGTATAGGCTATGATGTTACAGATAAGAAAAATCAGGAGAAACAGTTGCTGGAAAAAAATAAGCAACTGCAAACCAAGAATCAGGAGATAACCGATAGCATCATGTACGCCAAACGGATTCAGCACAACAGTCTGCAATCAAAAGCGGTAATTGATAAAGTTTTTAAACACAACTTTGTTTTGTACCGGCCGAAAGATGTAGTGAGCGGTGATTTTTACTTTTTTCACAGAGATGAAGAATGCAGTTATGCTTTTGCTATTGATTGTACGGGGCATGGTGTGCCCGGCGCGATGATGAGTATGGTAGCAAACAGTATTGTGAAAGAGGTAATGCTCAATAAAAAAGCCAAAGCTGTATCTCAGATTTTATATGAATTAGATAGAGAACTCTACAAAGCCATTAACTCCAATGGCAATGAAATAAATATGGATGGGATGGATGTAAGCGTAATAAGTTTAAATCACAAAAAAGGAAGGTTGCACTTTGCCGGAGCCTTAAGGCCCATGATTATTGTAAGAAGGGGAGAGGTGATTGAATTTAGAGCAAGCCGTTACCCTTTAGGTTTTTATAATGATGTAAATAAAATATTTGAAGAACAGGTTGTGTTGGTTGAGCCGGGCGATAATTTATATTTGTTTACCGACGGTTACATTGATCAGTTTGGAGGAAGTGATTACAAAAAATTAAACAAAAAGAATTTTAAAGAATTGCTTAAAATTGCGGCCGAAATGAATATAGAAGAACAAGAAGCATTTTTGGATTACTCCTTAAATAACTGGAAACAAGAAGAAGAACAAACAGATGATGTGTTGGTTATTGGGATACAGGTTTGA
- the odhB gene encoding 2-oxoglutarate dehydrogenase complex dihydrolipoyllysine-residue succinyltransferase produces the protein MAIVELKVPSPGESITEVVIAKWVKNTGDVVEKDDVLAEIDSDKATLTLNAEESGKIEVLAAEGDTVKVGQVVVKIDTSVKPVASTSSATTNSSANGNESKPEEKKVVVQEGSKSEEKSHASGTPSVAAAKIMAENNIKATQLNGSGKDGRITKQDVLAALANGLPSAGKALSNSWQGTRDKEKVKMTSLRKVVAKRLVAVKNETAMLTTFNEVDMSAIYEIRAKYKDKFKEAHQSGLGFMSFFTKAVCEALYHFPAVNAMIDGEEIVYNKYCDIGIAVSAPKGLMVPVLRNAELMSLAEIELGIKALAIKARDGKLTIPEMEGGTFTITNGGVFGSMMSTPIINPPQSAILGMHNVVERPMAVNGKVEIRPMMYIALSYDHRIIDGRESVGFLVKVKEMLENPSRIIFGGKNPEEILLGL, from the coding sequence ATGGCAATTGTAGAATTAAAAGTACCAAGTCCCGGAGAATCAATTACGGAAGTAGTTATTGCAAAGTGGGTAAAAAACACCGGCGATGTAGTTGAAAAAGACGATGTGCTGGCGGAAATAGATTCCGATAAAGCAACGCTTACGCTGAATGCTGAAGAAAGCGGAAAGATTGAAGTTTTAGCAGCCGAAGGAGATACGGTGAAAGTAGGACAAGTGGTTGTAAAAATAGATACTTCGGTAAAACCGGTGGCTTCGACAAGCTCAGCCACCACCAATAGTTCCGCAAATGGAAATGAATCAAAACCAGAAGAGAAAAAAGTTGTAGTCCAAGAAGGTTCTAAATCAGAGGAGAAATCACACGCAAGCGGAACACCAAGTGTGGCCGCTGCAAAAATAATGGCGGAGAATAATATTAAAGCCACGCAATTAAACGGAAGTGGAAAAGACGGTAGAATTACCAAACAAGATGTATTAGCCGCCTTAGCTAACGGTTTACCAAGTGCTGGCAAAGCCTTAAGTAATAGCTGGCAGGGAACACGAGATAAGGAAAAAGTGAAAATGACTTCACTACGGAAAGTTGTGGCTAAACGATTGGTTGCTGTAAAAAATGAAACAGCCATGTTGACTACATTTAATGAAGTAGACATGAGTGCCATTTATGAAATACGCGCAAAGTATAAAGATAAATTTAAAGAAGCGCATCAAAGCGGATTAGGATTTATGAGTTTCTTTACCAAAGCCGTTTGCGAGGCACTATATCATTTTCCGGCGGTGAATGCGATGATTGATGGAGAAGAAATTGTGTACAACAAATATTGTGATATTGGTATTGCCGTAAGCGCTCCAAAAGGATTAATGGTTCCGGTATTACGAAATGCAGAACTAATGAGTTTGGCAGAAATTGAATTAGGCATTAAAGCCTTAGCGATAAAAGCGCGTGACGGTAAATTAACTATTCCCGAAATGGAAGGCGGAACTTTTACCATTACTAACGGTGGTGTATTTGGCAGTATGATGAGTACCCCCATAATTAATCCGCCTCAAAGTGCAATCTTAGGCATGCACAACGTGGTAGAAAGACCCATGGCCGTAAACGGAAAAGTAGAAATCAGACCCATGATGTATATAGCCTTAAGTTATGATCACCGTATTATTGACGGCAGAGAGAGTGTTGGATTTTTAGTGAAAGTAAAGGAAATGTTGGAAAATCCAAGCCGCATTATTTTTGGAGGAAAAAATCCGGAAGAAATTCTGCTGGGTTTATAA
- a CDS encoding 2-oxoglutarate dehydrogenase E1 component — MDKFSYVGTSDVNAIESLFLQYSKDPLSVDQSWADFFKGFEFASTNFSSGHDAIPENVTKEFKVINLIAGYRQRGHLFTHTNPVRTRRTYQPTLAIENFGLSEKDLESVFQAGTEIGIGPAKLKDIIAHLEETYCEAIGAEYMFMREPSTIKWLQGKMEKSKNTPTYSQEEKKDILLDLIHAVVFENYLHTKFVGQKRFSLEGGEAVIPAMGALMKQGADMGIEDYVIGMAHRGRLNVLTNIMNKKYKDVFTEFEGRESEDSLFDGDVKYHMGYSSDQIYNGKKIHTSLTPNPSHLETVAPVVEGIVRAKIDNLHHGDFSKACPIILHGDAAIAGQGIVYEVLQMSQLEAYKTGGTIHFVINNQVGFTTNYIDARSSTYCTDVAKVVLSPVFHVNGDDVEACCFVARLAMEFRQTFHRDVFIDVLCYRKYGHNEGDEPRFTQPLLYKAISSHPNVKDIYVQQLAKEGSALAQEAKTLEQEFKSQLDSDLDFAKKTDKTKITSFLEGYWKGIKMADASDFDESPDTSIAEKLFLELAVKTTELPADKKFFNKIKKVFEDRKAMIKGDNYDWAMGELLAYASLLHEGFPIRFSGQDVERGTFSHRHAVIKIEDSEEEYTPLNTVSEKNKLNIYNSLLSEYGVLGFEYGYAFAAPNSLTIWEAQFGDFFNGAQIIIDQYLTSAEYKWRRMNGLVILLPHGYEGQGPEHSSARMERFLQACAENNLQIINATTPAQQFHVIRRQLKREFRKPLICFTPKKLLRYPSCVSPLKDFTKNKFNEVLDDQVDSKKVTRIGFCSGKIYYDLIERRQKEECDDIAFIRLEQLYPFPHKQVNAILKKYAKVKEYLFIQEEPENMGPYRFVDKHLRSLNLKYIGRDEAASPATGFAKRHAMENEEIMTGIFSKVAVK; from the coding sequence ATGGATAAGTTTTCGTACGTAGGTACCAGCGATGTGAACGCAATTGAAAGTCTCTTTTTGCAATATTCAAAAGATCCTTTATCGGTTGATCAGTCTTGGGCCGACTTCTTTAAGGGTTTTGAATTTGCAAGTACTAATTTTTCTTCAGGCCATGATGCCATACCTGAAAATGTTACCAAAGAGTTTAAGGTAATTAACTTAATTGCCGGATATCGGCAACGCGGACATTTGTTTACCCACACTAATCCGGTTCGTACTCGCCGCACTTATCAACCTACCTTGGCTATTGAAAATTTTGGCCTGAGTGAAAAAGATTTGGAAAGTGTTTTTCAGGCCGGTACCGAAATTGGTATAGGTCCGGCAAAATTAAAAGACATCATTGCCCACTTGGAAGAAACGTATTGCGAAGCTATAGGTGCTGAATACATGTTTATGCGTGAACCTTCAACCATTAAATGGTTACAAGGTAAAATGGAGAAATCTAAAAACACACCAACCTATTCACAGGAGGAAAAGAAAGATATTTTATTGGATTTAATACACGCGGTAGTTTTTGAAAACTATCTGCATACCAAATTTGTTGGACAAAAAAGATTTTCATTAGAAGGTGGTGAAGCGGTGATTCCGGCTATGGGCGCTCTAATGAAACAAGGCGCAGATATGGGTATTGAAGATTATGTGATTGGAATGGCACACCGCGGAAGATTAAATGTGTTAACCAACATCATGAATAAAAAATACAAAGATGTTTTTACTGAATTTGAAGGCAGAGAAAGTGAAGATTCTTTATTTGACGGTGACGTAAAATACCACATGGGTTATTCATCAGATCAGATTTATAATGGGAAAAAAATTCACACCAGCTTAACACCAAATCCATCGCACTTAGAAACTGTTGCGCCGGTTGTGGAGGGAATTGTTAGAGCTAAAATTGATAATTTACACCACGGGGATTTTTCTAAAGCCTGCCCGATTATTTTGCACGGAGACGCGGCCATTGCCGGACAGGGAATTGTATATGAAGTGTTACAAATGAGCCAATTGGAAGCCTACAAAACAGGAGGAACGATTCACTTTGTAATAAACAATCAAGTAGGATTTACAACCAACTATATAGATGCGCGATCATCAACCTATTGTACTGATGTAGCTAAAGTAGTTTTGAGTCCGGTGTTTCATGTGAATGGTGACGATGTTGAAGCATGTTGTTTTGTTGCCAGATTGGCCATGGAATTTCGCCAAACCTTTCATCGTGATGTGTTTATTGATGTACTTTGTTATCGCAAATACGGTCACAATGAAGGTGATGAACCTCGATTTACACAACCCTTGCTGTATAAAGCCATTTCTTCTCATCCAAATGTAAAAGATATTTATGTTCAGCAATTGGCCAAAGAAGGTTCGGCGCTTGCGCAAGAGGCAAAAACTTTAGAACAAGAATTTAAAAGTCAATTGGATTCGGATTTAGATTTTGCTAAAAAAACGGATAAAACAAAAATTACTTCATTTTTGGAAGGATACTGGAAAGGAATAAAAATGGCTGACGCCAGCGATTTTGATGAATCACCCGACACTTCCATTGCTGAAAAACTTTTCTTAGAACTAGCCGTTAAAACCACTGAATTACCTGCCGATAAAAAATTCTTTAATAAAATAAAAAAAGTATTTGAAGATCGTAAGGCAATGATTAAGGGTGATAATTACGATTGGGCCATGGGTGAATTATTGGCTTACGCATCATTGTTGCATGAAGGATTTCCAATTCGTTTCAGTGGACAAGACGTTGAACGCGGCACTTTCTCGCATCGCCATGCCGTTATTAAAATAGAAGATAGCGAAGAAGAATACACACCACTGAATACCGTTAGTGAAAAAAATAAATTAAATATTTACAACTCCTTATTAAGCGAGTATGGTGTATTGGGATTTGAGTATGGTTATGCTTTTGCCGCCCCTAATTCTTTAACGATTTGGGAAGCTCAATTTGGCGATTTCTTTAACGGAGCACAAATTATAATTGACCAATATTTAACTTCCGCCGAATACAAATGGAGAAGAATGAACGGTTTGGTGATATTATTACCACATGGATATGAAGGACAGGGACCGGAACACTCCAGTGCCAGAATGGAAAGATTTTTACAAGCCTGTGCAGAAAATAATCTGCAAATCATCAATGCAACCACGCCTGCCCAACAATTTCACGTGATTCGCAGACAATTGAAACGCGAATTTAGAAAACCACTCATTTGTTTTACCCCTAAAAAATTATTGCGCTATCCAAGTTGCGTGAGCCCTTTAAAAGATTTTACAAAAAATAAATTTAATGAGGTTTTGGATGATCAAGTGGATTCCAAAAAAGTAACCCGTATAGGATTTTGCTCCGGTAAAATTTATTACGATTTAATTGAACGCCGTCAAAAAGAGGAATGTGATGATATTGCCTTTATTCGCTTGGAACAATTATATCCATTCCCACATAAACAGGTAAATGCTATATTAAAGAAATATGCGAAAGTCAAAGAATATTTATTTATTCAGGAAGAACCTGAAAATATGGGCCCATACCGATTTGTAGATAAACATTTGCGTTCATTGAATTTAAAATATATAGGAAGAGATGAAGCAGCAAGTCCGGCTACCGGTTTTGCAAAACGTCATGCCATGGAAAATGAAGAAATCATGACCGGCATTTTTTCAAAAGTAGCAGTAAAATAA
- a CDS encoding gamma carbonic anhydrase family protein — protein MPVILPVKGVSPQFGDNCFIAPNATVVGDVIIGNECSIWFNAVVRGDVNSIRMGNKVNIQDGAVIHCTYEKTKVNLGNNVSVGHNAIVHGCTVHDNVLIGMGAIVMDNCEIGSNTIIAAGAVVTEGTKVPSGCIFAGVPAKKIKDISEELIHGEIDRIANNYLMYSGWFK, from the coding sequence ATGCCTGTTATTTTACCCGTTAAAGGAGTGAGTCCCCAGTTTGGTGATAATTGTTTTATTGCCCCCAATGCTACTGTTGTGGGAGATGTGATTATAGGCAACGAATGCAGTATATGGTTTAATGCCGTGGTAAGAGGCGACGTGAATAGCATACGTATGGGGAACAAAGTGAACATACAAGATGGGGCAGTGATCCATTGCACCTATGAAAAAACCAAAGTAAATTTAGGGAACAATGTTTCTGTTGGACATAATGCGATAGTACACGGTTGTACAGTGCACGACAATGTATTAATTGGCATGGGCGCCATTGTAATGGATAATTGCGAAATTGGAAGTAACACCATTATTGCAGCAGGGGCTGTAGTAACAGAAGGAACAAAAGTACCCAGTGGTTGTATTTTTGCCGGTGTACCGGCCAAAAAAATAAAAGATATTTCGGAAGAATTAATTCACGGTGAAATTGACCGGATTGCCAATAATTATTTAATGTATAGCGGCTGGTTTAAATAA